In a genomic window of Aestuariirhabdus haliotis:
- a CDS encoding LolA family protein — MKAWLLLVSLIAWLLAGSGLVTAESSSQTLIDNRFASLQNYRTLRGEFMQLRTLPNLSNPLRSSGQFILSRDQGFLWQQQAPFRTRLVFSEQRLIQQVADKAPQILTPVQNPAPFYFVAIFQSLLGGDWARLRQDFRIEHTDQGLLLQPIQEPMRRAIEAIRIEGQDQLSRLTMIESSGGRIDIHFKNLSTDQLPLSDAELKQYQP; from the coding sequence ATGAAAGCCTGGCTGCTGCTGGTCAGTCTGATCGCCTGGCTGCTGGCCGGTTCAGGTCTGGTCACGGCCGAGTCCAGCAGCCAGACGTTAATCGATAATCGGTTCGCCTCACTGCAAAACTATCGCACCCTGCGCGGCGAGTTTATGCAGCTTCGCACATTGCCCAACCTGAGCAACCCCTTACGATCTTCCGGGCAATTTATCCTGTCCCGTGACCAGGGTTTTCTCTGGCAACAGCAAGCACCCTTTCGTACTCGTCTGGTGTTTTCTGAACAACGCTTGATCCAGCAGGTGGCCGATAAAGCACCGCAAATACTGACCCCGGTGCAGAACCCCGCGCCCTTTTATTTTGTGGCGATCTTTCAGTCATTATTGGGCGGTGACTGGGCAAGGTTGCGGCAGGATTTTCGTATTGAGCATACCGACCAGGGGTTATTGTTACAGCCAATCCAGGAACCGATGCGTCGAGCCATTGAAGCCATTCGCATCGAAGGACAGGATCAACTGTCGCGACTCACCATGATCGAAAGCAGCGGTGGGCGTATCGACATCCACTTCAAAAATCTCAGTACCGACCAGCTTCCATTATCCGATGCTGAACTGAAGCAGTATCAACCCTGA
- a CDS encoding MMPL family transporter — protein MKITLSPLLNPRWQPARLLIWLLLMLLLVWQGSVLLNTGVKPRTSMLELLPHAEQQPAVQQAVQRFSSQLSRQLLFMVESDSKTSARQAALALEAKLLDSQLLERLQLRIDFNQQQQVGALYYPYRWQLLSRHDRQRLLEQEGSELRETALQNLYNPFSGITAAQFNDDPFGLLGRYLDSIQPPGGQLQLDEDMLVYSAGNRYGILLRATLASDPFDLSTQSRLLATLDKFTSEQGSNVQLLRSGATFYAAAGAESAREEISTIGLGSLCGVMLLILWVFRSFGPLFIAMLSIGSGILAGLICTLLIFGQIHLFTLVIGACLIGVSIDYAFHFFAEQNEGGPHWRPFDGLGRIITAIGMGLISSLLGYSALLATPFPGLQQLAVFSCSGLLVAWLTVVLVYPSLLRPQPSYHNNGLVYLYQPLMRFWATRPAIQHRIVLMMLTVLALIGLLLLHADDDVRQLQPLNPEIQTMDHQLQTYAGNRMDHSYIVLTAATNEALLQTEEALLDQLPSSRSGNAQVRSVGRYVASQKRQRENRALTDQLVEQELHRLLGDAGYTDAAIATTAASIAQQSPIKALDIDSLNNGPLREQLNHLWIDNGQYGVASVLLFTPELHQTMKTLAAQITNAQFVSQADDTSDILARYRYRISLLLIAAYGAILLLLRMRYPLTQALKVITVPVLASSLALGINGLMGQPINLFHLLALLLVLGISIDYSVFFAERGHDWRTTLLGVTLAAITTLLSFGLLSLSDTPAISAFGQTLLVGILVAYLLAPFAMPRQTGAER, from the coding sequence ATGAAAATCACCTTGTCCCCCTTACTCAATCCGCGTTGGCAACCCGCCCGATTATTGATCTGGTTACTGTTAATGCTGTTGCTGGTTTGGCAAGGTAGCGTCTTACTGAACACGGGCGTTAAGCCGAGAACCAGCATGCTGGAACTACTGCCCCATGCCGAGCAGCAACCCGCGGTTCAGCAAGCGGTACAACGATTTTCCAGTCAGCTTTCCCGCCAACTCCTGTTTATGGTCGAAAGTGATTCGAAAACCAGTGCACGCCAGGCCGCCCTGGCGTTAGAAGCCAAGTTGCTCGACAGCCAGCTACTGGAACGACTTCAGCTACGCATCGATTTTAACCAACAGCAACAAGTGGGTGCGCTCTACTATCCCTACCGCTGGCAACTGTTAAGCCGGCATGATCGGCAACGCTTGCTCGAACAAGAGGGTTCGGAGCTACGTGAAACGGCGCTGCAAAATCTCTACAACCCCTTTTCCGGCATTACCGCTGCGCAGTTCAATGACGACCCTTTTGGCCTGTTGGGTCGCTATCTGGATTCTATACAACCCCCTGGTGGTCAGCTCCAGCTTGATGAAGACATGCTGGTCTATTCTGCCGGTAATCGCTATGGCATTTTGTTGCGCGCCACGCTCGCCAGCGATCCCTTTGACCTGTCAACCCAGTCCCGCTTGCTGGCCACGCTGGACAAATTTACCAGCGAGCAAGGCTCCAACGTTCAGCTTCTGCGCAGCGGTGCTACCTTCTATGCCGCGGCGGGTGCCGAGAGCGCACGAGAAGAGATATCCACCATCGGGCTGGGCTCTCTGTGCGGCGTCATGCTGTTGATTCTCTGGGTTTTTCGTTCGTTCGGCCCGCTCTTTATTGCCATGCTTTCAATTGGCAGCGGCATACTCGCCGGCTTAATATGTACATTGCTCATCTTTGGCCAGATCCACCTGTTCACGCTGGTGATCGGCGCCTGCCTGATTGGCGTGTCGATCGACTACGCATTCCATTTTTTTGCCGAACAGAACGAGGGGGGTCCTCATTGGCGCCCCTTCGATGGACTCGGTCGAATCATAACCGCCATAGGGATGGGGTTGATCAGTAGCCTGCTAGGCTACAGCGCTTTATTAGCCACCCCCTTTCCAGGGCTGCAACAACTGGCCGTGTTTTCCTGTAGCGGCTTACTGGTCGCCTGGTTGACGGTGGTTCTGGTCTATCCCAGCCTTCTACGTCCCCAGCCTTCCTATCACAATAATGGCCTGGTGTACCTGTACCAGCCATTGATGCGGTTCTGGGCAACACGCCCAGCCATTCAGCATCGGATAGTGCTGATGATGCTGACGGTTTTAGCCCTGATCGGCTTGTTGCTATTGCATGCAGATGACGACGTTCGCCAGTTACAACCGCTGAACCCGGAAATCCAGACTATGGATCATCAACTGCAAACCTATGCCGGCAATCGAATGGATCATAGCTATATTGTGCTCACCGCGGCGACCAATGAAGCGTTGCTGCAAACCGAAGAAGCCTTGCTCGACCAACTGCCATCCAGTCGCTCTGGTAACGCCCAGGTTCGTTCGGTCGGTCGCTATGTGGCCAGCCAAAAAAGGCAGCGTGAGAATCGCGCCCTGACCGATCAACTGGTTGAACAGGAGCTGCACCGCTTGCTAGGAGACGCCGGCTATACCGATGCCGCTATTGCCACCACTGCGGCATCCATTGCTCAGCAATCGCCGATCAAAGCTCTGGATATTGATTCGTTGAACAATGGCCCGCTGCGAGAGCAGCTTAACCATTTATGGATTGATAATGGTCAGTACGGCGTGGCCAGCGTGTTGTTGTTTACCCCCGAACTGCATCAAACCATGAAAACTCTCGCGGCCCAGATCACTAATGCCCAGTTTGTCAGCCAGGCCGATGATACCTCGGACATTCTCGCGCGTTATCGCTACCGAATCAGCCTGCTATTGATCGCCGCCTATGGGGCTATTTTATTGCTGCTGCGCATGCGTTATCCCCTTACACAAGCACTGAAAGTTATTACAGTCCCGGTGCTCGCGTCATCACTGGCGCTGGGCATCAACGGCTTGATGGGTCAACCGATCAATCTTTTCCATCTTCTGGCGCTATTGTTGGTGCTGGGTATCAGCATCGATTATTCGGTATTTTTTGCCGAACGCGGTCATGACTGGCGCACCACATTGTTAGGAGTCACCCTGGCGGCTATTACTACATTGCTCTCGTTTGGTTTACTCAGCCTGAGTGACACTCCTGCCATCAGCGCCTTCGGGCAAACACTGTTGGTGGGGATTCTAGTCGCCTATCTACTGGCCCCCTTTGCGATGCCACGACAAACCGGAGCAGAACGTTGA
- a CDS encoding DUF3261 domain-containing protein yields MNPRHSQYRLRCPGSLLASLLVVILSACSTPRAIQDAALTEPPPTFASLARGVSVQLPGLDPHLSGLSANQLVAVQYGNKHEQFLATFEAAPQQFALAALTPLGVPLLNLNYDGRQLTSDSSGLTKLPFAPENLLLDLMLCYWSSAQIEQMLLANGLRLYETALQRQIWDRGSLLIQIDYQTPTRLQGPVTYVHFQRDYQLAIDTLDWHQQEAPYEP; encoded by the coding sequence TTGAATCCTCGTCACTCTCAGTATCGTTTGCGCTGCCCAGGTTCCCTGCTGGCGTCTCTGCTGGTTGTTATTTTATCCGCATGTTCAACCCCCAGGGCGATACAGGATGCTGCTCTTACAGAACCTCCCCCCACTTTCGCATCCCTTGCACGGGGAGTTTCGGTACAGTTGCCCGGGCTTGATCCCCACCTGAGCGGTCTATCGGCAAACCAGCTGGTCGCCGTTCAATATGGCAACAAACACGAACAGTTTCTGGCAACCTTCGAAGCCGCTCCACAGCAGTTCGCCCTGGCCGCATTAACGCCCCTGGGAGTGCCACTGCTTAACCTGAACTATGACGGCAGACAGTTGACCAGTGACAGTAGCGGATTGACCAAACTGCCATTCGCGCCCGAGAATCTCTTGCTCGATTTGATGCTCTGTTACTGGAGCTCTGCGCAAATAGAACAGATGTTGCTTGCCAACGGGTTGCGTCTCTATGAAACAGCTTTGCAACGCCAAATCTGGGACAGGGGCAGCCTGTTGATTCAGATCGATTATCAGACGCCAACCCGGTTACAAGGCCCTGTGACTTATGTTCATTTCCAGCGGGACTATCAGCTCGCTATTGACACCCTGGACTGGCATCAGCAAGAGGCTCCTTATGAACCCTGA
- a CDS encoding ApeP family dehydratase, producing the protein MNPDLFPVNDCLIHQPPMRMVERLLAIDEANVRCSLVLHDDNPFITEQGQLPASLGIELMAQAIALFGGYHCLNRGEEVRVGYLIGSRRYHSTRPFFALGCELIIEAHQEYLSEGMGLFNCRILERGNEIANGRLNTYLPDAQAELFSP; encoded by the coding sequence ATGAACCCTGATCTTTTTCCCGTCAATGATTGCCTGATACATCAGCCGCCGATGCGCATGGTTGAGCGTCTGCTCGCCATCGATGAGGCCAACGTTCGCTGCTCACTGGTGCTACATGACGACAATCCCTTTATCACGGAGCAAGGACAACTGCCGGCCTCATTGGGGATCGAACTCATGGCTCAGGCCATCGCTCTATTTGGTGGCTATCATTGCCTGAACCGAGGGGAGGAAGTCCGGGTGGGGTACCTTATTGGCTCGCGCCGCTATCATAGCACCAGGCCTTTTTTTGCCTTGGGATGCGAACTCATTATAGAGGCGCATCAAGAATACCTGAGCGAAGGCATGGGATTGTTTAATTGCCGGATTCTTGAGCGCGGCAATGAGATCGCTAATGGCCGCCTGAATACGTATCTACCCGACGCACAGGCAGAATTATTTTCACCCTAG
- a CDS encoding TRAP transporter substrate-binding protein, which produces MKIKICIALLLGVMSLPAKVLAAEYTFRLAETWSEGFPIFGDVSELLAKRVHEMSNGRLKIEIDSSSTHGKGLGIWDMVQSGEYQMGHSASYYYAKQDPNALFFTTMPFGMLPIEQYSWFYYGGGMELMEQVYAKHGLLSFPGGNTGSQMGGWFQTRIRSLDDLKGLKMRVPGFAGEVMAELGVIPTNIPAGELLGAMQDNRIQAVEWVGPSLDLKLSLHLSAQFYYTGWHEPATELNFIVNKKAFDSLPADLQEILRVAMRSSAYDMYIQATHESAENWSSLRINYSIIRVKNFPKPVLEAMQAASHKLLLKKSAKDKLSAQILKSQEDYLSQVRAWTEISDFSYLESANEIR; this is translated from the coding sequence ATGAAAATAAAAATATGTATTGCGCTGTTACTTGGCGTTATGAGTTTACCGGCCAAGGTCTTGGCTGCCGAATATACTTTCCGTCTTGCCGAAACCTGGTCTGAAGGATTCCCGATCTTTGGCGATGTTTCTGAACTGTTAGCCAAACGCGTCCATGAGATGTCCAATGGCCGACTCAAAATCGAGATCGACTCTTCCAGCACCCACGGTAAAGGCCTTGGCATCTGGGATATGGTCCAGAGCGGCGAATACCAGATGGGACATTCCGCCTCCTATTACTATGCCAAGCAAGATCCCAACGCGCTGTTCTTTACCACCATGCCCTTTGGTATGTTGCCCATCGAGCAATACAGCTGGTTTTATTACGGCGGCGGCATGGAACTGATGGAGCAGGTCTACGCCAAACACGGGCTCCTCTCCTTCCCCGGTGGTAATACCGGCAGCCAAATGGGTGGCTGGTTTCAAACCCGTATTCGCTCCTTGGATGACCTCAAAGGGCTGAAAATGAGAGTGCCCGGTTTCGCTGGTGAAGTTATGGCCGAGCTCGGCGTTATTCCAACCAATATCCCGGCCGGTGAACTGCTTGGTGCGATGCAGGACAACCGCATCCAGGCCGTCGAATGGGTTGGCCCTTCGCTCGATCTTAAACTAAGCCTTCACCTGAGTGCCCAGTTCTACTACACCGGCTGGCACGAACCTGCGACCGAGTTGAACTTTATCGTGAACAAAAAAGCGTTCGATTCTCTACCCGCTGACCTTCAGGAAATATTGCGCGTTGCGATGCGTTCCAGTGCCTACGATATGTATATACAGGCCACCCATGAAAGCGCAGAAAACTGGAGTAGCCTGCGTATAAATTATTCCATCATACGTGTGAAAAACTTCCCCAAACCGGTACTGGAAGCCATGCAGGCTGCCAGCCACAAACTGTTATTGAAAAAGTCAGCCAAAGATAAACTCTCGGCGCAGATCCTGAAATCTCAGGAAGATTATCTGTCCCAAGTGCGCGCCTGGACAGAGATATCCGATTTCTCTTATCTCGAATCGGCTAACGAAATACGCTAA
- a CDS encoding TRAP transporter substrate-binding protein, translating into MKNLIRFFVAALCLVSNSLLAVDNHTLRLAQSWDSDMPIFADTTRNFAKMVSLMSDGRLQINIVPASNHQKPYGIFDMVKSGQYDMGHSASYYWKDQVPNTLFFTTMPFGMIASEQYAWFYHGGGMELMDKVYSPHNLMSFPGGNTGNQMGGWFRKKITSVKDLEGLKMRVPGFAGEIFKQLGADVVDNISSAELYDAFASKKLDAVEWVGPAMDRDMGLHKVAPYYYTGWHEPAAELQFLINKQVMKKLPKDLQEILIIAMRTAAYDMYVQSTYENGKSWRLITDAFPKIQVLSFPPAVMSKLRGTNTILLNGMAKKDRLAAKIIKSQNRYLKSVRKWTNLAERAHIRNTQQ; encoded by the coding sequence ATGAAAAATTTGATTCGTTTTTTTGTCGCTGCGCTGTGTTTGGTCAGCAACTCTCTTCTGGCAGTCGATAACCATACCTTGCGCCTGGCACAATCCTGGGATTCGGACATGCCCATCTTTGCCGATACCACACGTAATTTTGCCAAGATGGTGTCGCTGATGTCGGATGGTCGGCTGCAAATCAATATTGTTCCTGCGTCAAACCATCAAAAGCCTTACGGCATCTTTGATATGGTCAAATCCGGCCAATACGATATGGGGCACTCCGCCTCTTATTACTGGAAAGATCAGGTACCGAACACGTTATTCTTCACCACCATGCCTTTTGGCATGATTGCTTCGGAACAATACGCCTGGTTTTACCATGGTGGCGGCATGGAATTAATGGATAAGGTCTACAGCCCGCACAATTTGATGTCATTCCCCGGAGGCAATACCGGCAACCAAATGGGTGGCTGGTTTCGCAAGAAGATTACCTCGGTGAAAGACCTTGAGGGACTCAAAATGCGCGTCCCGGGTTTTGCCGGTGAAATATTCAAGCAGCTGGGCGCCGACGTCGTCGACAATATTTCCAGCGCTGAACTCTACGATGCCTTTGCCAGTAAAAAACTCGATGCCGTGGAATGGGTTGGCCCTGCTATGGATCGGGATATGGGGCTGCATAAAGTGGCTCCCTATTACTACACAGGATGGCACGAACCCGCTGCCGAATTGCAGTTCCTGATCAACAAACAGGTGATGAAAAAACTGCCGAAGGATCTTCAGGAAATTCTCATTATCGCCATGCGCACCGCCGCCTACGACATGTATGTTCAGTCTACCTATGAGAACGGCAAGAGTTGGCGTTTGATCACCGATGCCTTCCCGAAAATTCAGGTGTTGAGTTTTCCACCGGCGGTCATGTCCAAACTGCGTGGTACCAACACCATCCTGTTAAACGGCATGGCCAAAAAAGATCGTTTGGCGGCCAAGATTATCAAGAGCCAGAACCGATATCTGAAATCGGTGCGCAAATGGACCAACCTGGCTGAGCGGGCGCATATTAGAAATACCCAGCAGTAA
- a CDS encoding LysE family translocator: protein MSLLISMSLFSLSMSISPGPVNIITLSTGVNYGFRKALPFVSGATVGFTLLLLLIGLSVDLIASFSGRFLHLLSYAGCAFILYMGYGIMTSSGAISAAHGKLPTFLQGAGLQWLNPKAWAACLAGVSAFNLSQSYELLAMFVMIYFVICYLSIGSWALLGDRLTGVVGKEKNIRLLNRVMGGALILVALQLLLMPL from the coding sequence ATGTCCCTACTTATTTCCATGTCACTGTTTTCGCTGTCCATGTCGATTTCACCCGGTCCGGTGAACATCATCACGCTCTCTACCGGTGTCAATTATGGTTTTCGAAAAGCCCTGCCCTTTGTTTCTGGTGCCACGGTGGGCTTCACGCTTTTACTGCTGTTAATTGGCCTCAGTGTTGATCTGATTGCCAGTTTCAGTGGCCGGTTTTTACATCTTCTCAGTTATGCTGGCTGTGCCTTCATCCTGTATATGGGTTACGGCATCATGACCTCCAGTGGAGCGATTTCGGCGGCGCATGGGAAGCTACCAACCTTTCTTCAGGGGGCCGGTCTGCAATGGTTAAACCCCAAAGCCTGGGCCGCCTGCCTGGCAGGTGTCTCGGCGTTTAATCTGAGTCAATCTTACGAATTGTTGGCGATGTTCGTGATGATCTATTTTGTTATCTGCTACCTTTCCATCGGCAGCTGGGCGTTGCTCGGTGACAGGTTGACCGGGGTGGTCGGCAAGGAGAAGAACATTCGTCTGCTGAATAGGGTGATGGGAGGCGCGCTCATTCTGGTGGCGCTACAGTTATTATTGATGCCGCTGTAG